From Rhizobium sp. 007, one genomic window encodes:
- a CDS encoding ABC transporter permease gives MTEQAAVDPIGRRNELTSTRRLPSLVIVGAILFLVVAAMSAALADILAPYGYNDQNLLIRLKPPSFLGGPHGYYFGTDELGRDVFSRVLFSLRFSLLIAITGTLVGAGFGTLLGFLAAHFQGLWEDILSALVDFQASIPFMIFALAALAFFGNSVFLFVILLGLYGWEVYARLVRGLVLSAKELGYVEALRNLGFHPIRIYSRHVLPNIGGALLVQITLNFPGIILLESGLSFLGLGIQPPLTSLGLMIGSGREFMTTAWWTAVAPGTVIFLTALSVTLVGDWFRDRLDAAFELN, from the coding sequence ATGACGGAGCAAGCCGCTGTGGATCCGATCGGAAGAAGGAACGAGCTCACATCGACGAGACGGCTCCCAAGTCTTGTGATCGTGGGCGCGATATTGTTTCTGGTAGTGGCTGCGATGAGTGCGGCGCTAGCGGACATTCTCGCCCCGTATGGCTACAATGATCAAAACCTCCTCATCCGCCTCAAACCGCCATCGTTTTTGGGTGGGCCGCACGGATACTATTTTGGAACCGACGAACTTGGTCGAGATGTCTTCAGCCGCGTTCTGTTTTCTCTGCGCTTTAGCCTGTTAATTGCGATCACTGGAACTTTAGTAGGAGCCGGATTCGGCACACTACTTGGCTTTCTGGCAGCTCACTTTCAGGGTCTCTGGGAGGATATTCTTTCAGCGCTTGTCGATTTTCAGGCCTCTATCCCATTCATGATCTTCGCCCTGGCCGCGCTGGCTTTCTTTGGAAACAGCGTATTCCTTTTTGTCATCTTGCTCGGACTCTACGGCTGGGAGGTCTATGCGCGACTAGTTCGTGGCCTGGTCCTCTCTGCAAAAGAGTTGGGATACGTTGAAGCGCTACGCAATCTTGGTTTTCATCCAATCCGCATATACTCTAGGCATGTTCTTCCAAACATTGGCGGGGCATTGCTCGTGCAGATTACGCTCAACTTTCCAGGCATTATTCTCCTTGAAAGCGGCTTGAGTTTCCTCGGCCTCGGAATCCAGCCCCCGCTGACAAGCCTTGGCCTGATGATCGGCAGCGGGCGCGAATTCATGACAACCGCTTGGTGGACGGCGGTCGCCCCCGGCACGGTGATATTCCTGACCGCCCTATCCGTAACGCTTGTCGGGGATTGGTTTCGCGACCGGCTGGATGCAGCCTTCGAACTGAACTAA
- a CDS encoding ABC transporter ATP-binding protein, translated as MSLIELSFEESGRALRGIAAPTPSPTPYGNDLLRIENFSVRLSGRDGPIHAVRGISLSVRVGECLGIVGESGCGKSTLCSAILSLLPDNAQIEGQIHFNGSDVQRLSSEKLARLRGREIAMIFQDPMGSLNPVRRVGTQIADKLIVHKGLSRTAALAEAVRLLDLVRMPAARARLNDFPHELSGGMCQRTMIAMALSCEPKLLIADEPTTALDVTIQAQILTLLSDLRRELGMAIILVSHDLGVIAQTSDRIAVMYSGEIVEEAATDTVLDQPRHPYTRGLIDASPDINRVADTLVTIPGSVASLSNATIGCAFAPRCQAAQTKCWQVTPHRTTTSSGAVIACHFPLGTGE; from the coding sequence GTGTCGCTGATTGAACTGAGTTTCGAAGAAAGCGGTCGGGCGCTGCGAGGTATCGCAGCACCCACTCCTTCGCCAACACCCTACGGCAACGACCTATTGCGGATCGAGAATTTCAGCGTTCGGCTCTCGGGCCGTGATGGCCCTATCCATGCCGTCAGGGGCATTTCGCTTAGCGTTCGCGTTGGGGAATGTTTGGGCATCGTCGGCGAGAGTGGCTGTGGCAAGAGCACTCTTTGCTCGGCGATCCTGTCCCTCCTACCGGATAACGCGCAAATCGAGGGCCAAATCCACTTCAATGGATCAGACGTGCAACGCTTATCGTCCGAAAAGCTCGCCCGTTTGCGTGGCCGAGAGATCGCTATGATCTTTCAGGATCCGATGGGCTCGCTAAATCCTGTGCGCCGCGTCGGAACCCAGATTGCCGACAAGCTTATCGTTCACAAGGGCTTGTCGCGTACGGCAGCGCTTGCGGAGGCGGTGAGACTTCTCGACCTCGTACGGATGCCCGCCGCGCGGGCACGATTGAATGATTTTCCCCACGAGCTCTCGGGTGGAATGTGCCAACGCACAATGATCGCCATGGCGCTATCATGCGAGCCGAAACTTCTCATCGCAGATGAGCCCACGACCGCCCTCGACGTTACCATACAAGCTCAGATACTGACCTTGCTGAGTGACCTCCGCCGCGAGCTCGGGATGGCAATCATCCTCGTCTCCCATGACCTTGGTGTCATTGCCCAGACCTCCGATCGAATTGCCGTTATGTATTCCGGCGAAATCGTGGAAGAGGCCGCAACCGACACCGTGCTGGATCAGCCGAGGCATCCTTATACCCGCGGCTTGATTGATGCGTCGCCCGACATCAATCGAGTGGCAGACACATTGGTCACGATACCGGGTAGTGTGGCATCGCTTTCCAACGCGACGATTGGTTGCGCATTCGCGCCTCGCTGTCAGGCGGCGCAAACTAAATGTTGGCAGGTGACGCCCCATCGCACGACTACGTCGAGCGGGGCCGTCATAGCATGCCATTTTCCGTTGGGAACTGGCGAATGA
- the phnF gene encoding phosphonate metabolism transcriptional regulator PhnF encodes MLERKSGEALWRQIGEKIVEDISTQGLGPGSRLPTEPELASRFDVSRNTVRRAMSMLEDDGLVRIEQGRGTFVHDGIINYEISKRTRYSENLKRQGVDPGKILKRVEEVPASDQVSQRLKIKAGDLVVVVESVSLADGVIIAFGQMYYPSERFPGFAQLKLEQGSSLHLKTYGIHDYTRLHTAITTRPPTHYEARVLQQPRSRWVLCTQKVDVDETGRPICYSESVWAGDRVQFIVESDDSDAA; translated from the coding sequence GTGCTTGAACGAAAATCTGGAGAGGCTCTTTGGCGGCAAATTGGTGAAAAAATCGTCGAGGATATCTCCACTCAAGGTCTCGGTCCCGGGTCGCGTCTTCCAACAGAGCCAGAACTCGCATCCCGCTTCGACGTTAGCCGAAACACAGTCCGCCGCGCAATGTCGATGCTCGAAGATGATGGCCTCGTGCGCATCGAACAAGGCCGCGGCACGTTCGTTCACGATGGGATCATCAACTATGAGATTTCGAAGCGAACCCGGTATTCAGAGAATCTAAAACGTCAAGGAGTCGATCCTGGCAAGATATTGAAGAGGGTCGAGGAAGTGCCCGCATCGGACCAGGTTTCGCAGCGCCTTAAAATCAAGGCGGGCGATCTAGTGGTTGTCGTTGAGAGTGTATCGCTCGCGGATGGCGTCATTATCGCGTTCGGCCAAATGTACTATCCGTCCGAACGGTTCCCTGGATTTGCCCAGCTCAAATTGGAGCAAGGCTCAAGTTTACATTTGAAGACCTACGGAATACACGATTATACCCGCCTTCATACCGCTATCACCACGCGCCCGCCGACCCACTATGAGGCGCGCGTGCTTCAACAGCCGCGCTCCCGCTGGGTGCTCTGCACGCAGAAGGTCGATGTCGACGAGACTGGACGCCCGATCTGCTATTCAGAATCAGTCTGGGCCGGCGATCGAGTGCAGTTCATCGTGGAGAGTGATGATAGCGATGCGGCATAG
- a CDS encoding ABC transporter ATP-binding protein, protein MNPASLLTVTAVSRSFASARGLFGPKARTIKAVDDVTFSIGRKETLALVGESGSGKSTTGRIALGLMKPTSGTVHYENADLFKLSEAAWRKSRRNMQMIFQDSAGALDPRMPVGAQIEEVLSVHGLAGGKRARHNQMVDALDRVGLGGASIEHRLPRELSGGQRQRIAIARALAMQAKLIVCDEPVSALDVSVQAQIVNLLMEMQQVFGLSYLFISHDLRVVRHISHRVAVMYLGRIVEIAPTADIFKNPYHPYTQALLAAVPTTRRQHPSAGRLLGGELQDPASETSGCRFQRRCPFSRDICRWVEPALVDVRQGRQVACHSAVPADTEGGGRA, encoded by the coding sequence ATGAACCCGGCTTCATTACTGACAGTAACGGCCGTGTCGCGGTCGTTCGCGTCGGCTCGCGGCTTGTTTGGGCCGAAGGCACGCACGATAAAGGCGGTCGATGATGTAACATTTTCCATTGGCCGCAAAGAAACGCTCGCGCTTGTAGGCGAGAGCGGATCTGGGAAATCGACAACGGGACGAATTGCGCTCGGGCTCATGAAGCCGACGAGTGGAACTGTTCATTACGAGAACGCAGACCTATTCAAGCTTAGCGAAGCTGCCTGGCGGAAGTCTCGACGCAACATGCAGATGATTTTCCAGGACTCTGCCGGTGCTTTGGACCCTCGGATGCCTGTTGGCGCTCAGATAGAGGAAGTTCTTTCCGTTCATGGATTGGCCGGCGGTAAGCGCGCGCGCCACAACCAGATGGTCGACGCGCTGGATCGGGTTGGCCTTGGCGGAGCCAGCATCGAGCATCGACTTCCGCGCGAGCTATCAGGTGGCCAGCGGCAGCGCATCGCTATTGCCCGGGCCCTGGCGATGCAGGCGAAGCTAATCGTCTGCGATGAGCCGGTTTCTGCACTCGATGTTTCGGTGCAAGCTCAGATAGTGAACCTCCTAATGGAAATGCAACAGGTATTCGGCTTGAGCTACCTGTTCATCTCCCATGACTTACGGGTCGTGAGGCATATTAGCCATCGCGTTGCTGTCATGTACCTCGGACGTATTGTCGAAATCGCTCCCACGGCCGACATATTCAAGAATCCCTATCATCCCTACACGCAAGCCCTTCTGGCGGCGGTGCCCACGACACGCCGGCAACATCCCTCGGCTGGGCGATTGCTCGGTGGCGAACTGCAGGATCCAGCATCGGAAACGTCTGGCTGCCGATTCCAACGCCGGTGTCCCTTCTCACGCGACATTTGCCGATGGGTTGAGCCCGCGTTGGTGGATGTTCGCCAAGGACGCCAGGTGGCCTGCCACTCGGCTGTGCCGGCAGACACTGAAGGCGGTGGCCGCGCATGA
- a CDS encoding ABC transporter permease, translating to MSTRFLIVRTLRALLSLVLVVTFVFLMLRLAGDPIKILLPEDTPASVVEQYRARWGMDAPIYVQYIRYVASVLHGDFGTSFRDGRPALQVVTERIPATLMLGFAGLTVALIVGLPAGIAAAVMRNSIVDRSVISLAVVGHSVPTFFFGILLIMLFSMSLRWLPSSGSATLAHLVMPALTIGLWNAATLARFTRASMLDVLSQAYMKTALANGLPSSWRVLRYALPNAALPIVTMLGLIVGQLLSGAVIVETVFAWPGIGRLTVTAVAAREVAVVQTIVFISALTMVMANLLVDLIYGWLDPRIGSKTGGISR from the coding sequence ATGAGCACTCGGTTCCTGATTGTGAGAACTCTTCGGGCCCTCCTTTCTCTGGTTCTCGTCGTCACATTTGTTTTTCTGATGCTTCGTCTCGCTGGCGATCCGATCAAAATACTGCTGCCCGAAGACACTCCCGCAAGCGTCGTTGAGCAGTATCGCGCCCGCTGGGGCATGGATGCACCGATTTATGTTCAGTATATTCGGTATGTTGCAAGCGTCCTGCACGGCGATTTTGGTACGTCCTTCCGCGACGGACGTCCGGCGCTCCAAGTGGTGACTGAGCGAATTCCCGCAACGTTGATGCTTGGTTTCGCGGGACTGACCGTGGCGCTCATCGTCGGCTTGCCGGCAGGCATCGCCGCAGCAGTGATGCGAAATTCCATTGTCGATCGTAGTGTCATCTCCCTCGCGGTCGTCGGTCATAGCGTCCCAACTTTTTTCTTCGGGATCTTGCTCATTATGCTGTTTTCGATGTCATTGCGGTGGCTTCCGAGTTCAGGAAGCGCGACTTTGGCTCACCTAGTTATGCCCGCGCTGACTATTGGCCTGTGGAATGCAGCAACACTTGCGCGTTTCACGCGAGCGTCGATGCTGGATGTACTGTCACAAGCATACATGAAGACGGCATTGGCGAACGGATTACCCTCATCATGGCGCGTTTTACGCTATGCCCTTCCCAACGCAGCGCTTCCTATCGTCACAATGCTCGGGCTCATTGTCGGCCAACTATTAAGCGGAGCAGTAATCGTTGAAACGGTTTTTGCTTGGCCTGGTATTGGCCGACTCACGGTAACCGCAGTCGCAGCACGCGAGGTGGCTGTTGTGCAAACGATCGTCTTTATCTCGGCCCTAACCATGGTGATGGCCAATCTTCTGGTCGATCTAATCTATGGCTGGCTTGATCCGAGGATCGGCTCGAAGACGGGAGGGATATCGCGATGA
- a CDS encoding thermonuclease family protein: MKRYLSAAAVLTAIVQPATAADLVKNPAVTIRQQQDWSNVPIYPVYKGRVAVMDGRTLWYPQYAQRVRLVDIDACELPQWALDPKWLNREWQKAPSPVPCGPLAKAWLKRTLGNKSVECSVVSYGNDGIPQARCTSGGRDIAVEMLRVGWARLASPNSYNSQYLAYQRHAMAARYGMWATYVLDMNEWRRKAVDKTLERQPIADANLLAERESEISPPFIDARRKPKRTDR, from the coding sequence ATGAAGCGATACCTGTCCGCGGCCGCGGTTCTTACCGCGATCGTCCAACCCGCTACGGCAGCTGATCTCGTCAAGAACCCGGCGGTGACGATCAGGCAGCAGCAGGATTGGTCCAATGTTCCGATATATCCCGTCTACAAAGGACGTGTTGCGGTCATGGATGGCCGAACCCTATGGTATCCTCAATATGCACAGCGCGTGCGCCTCGTCGACATCGATGCGTGCGAGCTCCCCCAATGGGCTCTTGATCCGAAATGGCTGAACCGTGAATGGCAGAAGGCACCTTCGCCAGTCCCTTGCGGCCCGCTCGCCAAAGCCTGGCTCAAAAGGACCTTAGGTAACAAGTCGGTCGAATGCAGCGTCGTATCCTATGGCAATGACGGAATCCCGCAGGCGCGTTGCACGTCAGGCGGGCGCGACATTGCGGTGGAAATGCTTCGCGTCGGCTGGGCGCGTCTGGCGTCCCCTAACTCATACAACAGTCAGTACCTAGCTTATCAGCGGCACGCCATGGCCGCTCGCTATGGCATGTGGGCCACCTATGTCCTCGACATGAACGAATGGCGACGTAAGGCAGTGGACAAGACGTTAGAGCGCCAGCCGATCGCTGATGCCAACCTCCTCGCCGAGCGCGAAAGTGAGATTTCACCTCCCTTCATCGACGCACGCAGGAAGCCTAAGAGGACAGACCGATAG
- a CDS encoding methylaspartate ammonia-lyase, translating to MKIDSVVCSGGRSGYFHIDFAAVKAGATPDGFIYRGSPKTPGFVDIVEPADAVSIMLILEDGQVAFGDCCDVVFAGVSGRDPLFRSSEGLIQLEGAVTDRLRGQPISEFRRLAKEFDDFVVDGQQLPVALRYGLTQAILHAVSLNHKETMAEVLAREYQTSVSTSPIAISVSCEPHNTLQLDRMILKRPEILPHTYFTDIESKIGRNGEKLLEHIREISSRVVAIGVEHYRPTLHFDFYGLLGDIFAQDIAMVSELIGRAAEAAGPLQLLVETPVLERTREHQIERMKTLRNELKKSGINVGIIADDWCNNLSDIRAFCDEKAADYIQIKMPDLGGINNSMEAVLYCKQHGVGAFLGGSANETDQSARISVHVALASKPDFIGSKPGLSGDEALMMQTNEMARTLELIRRRKRAALAA from the coding sequence ATGAAAATTGATAGCGTTGTCTGCTCCGGCGGCCGGTCTGGTTACTTTCATATTGACTTCGCGGCTGTGAAGGCTGGCGCGACGCCAGACGGGTTCATCTATCGGGGCAGCCCGAAGACACCTGGGTTTGTCGACATCGTTGAGCCTGCCGATGCCGTCTCAATTATGTTGATCCTCGAGGACGGCCAAGTTGCCTTTGGCGATTGCTGCGACGTCGTTTTCGCAGGCGTTTCGGGGAGAGATCCTCTTTTTCGGAGCAGCGAAGGGCTGATCCAGCTCGAGGGTGCGGTGACGGATCGTCTACGCGGCCAGCCAATCTCGGAATTCCGTCGACTTGCCAAAGAGTTCGACGATTTCGTTGTCGACGGCCAGCAATTGCCGGTGGCGTTGCGATATGGGTTGACGCAGGCGATTCTGCATGCTGTTTCGCTAAATCACAAAGAGACAATGGCCGAGGTTCTCGCACGCGAATATCAGACGTCGGTCTCAACAAGCCCAATCGCAATCTCTGTGAGCTGTGAGCCGCACAATACTCTGCAACTTGATCGCATGATACTGAAGCGTCCAGAGATACTGCCACACACATACTTTACGGACATCGAAAGCAAAATCGGACGGAACGGAGAGAAGTTGCTTGAGCACATCCGTGAAATCTCATCTCGCGTAGTTGCCATCGGCGTGGAGCATTACCGGCCGACTCTTCATTTCGATTTCTATGGGTTACTTGGTGATATTTTTGCTCAAGACATTGCTATGGTTTCAGAGTTAATCGGCAGGGCCGCTGAGGCCGCAGGGCCGCTTCAACTACTCGTAGAGACACCCGTTTTGGAAAGAACCAGAGAGCACCAGATCGAACGGATGAAGACCCTTCGAAATGAACTGAAGAAATCCGGCATCAATGTGGGAATAATCGCCGACGACTGGTGCAACAATTTGTCTGATATTAGAGCATTTTGCGACGAGAAGGCCGCCGACTACATTCAAATCAAGATGCCTGACCTGGGCGGCATCAACAATTCTATGGAGGCGGTGCTGTATTGTAAGCAGCATGGTGTTGGAGCATTTTTGGGTGGATCGGCCAATGAGACTGATCAATCGGCGCGCATATCTGTTCATGTTGCACTTGCGTCAAAGCCAGACTTCATCGGATCAAAGCCGGGATTGTCAGGCGACGAAGCGCTCATGATGCAGACCAACGAGATGGCCCGCACCCTTGAACTCATTCGGAGACGAAAGCGGGCAGCACTAGCTGCTTGA